The genomic stretch TGCGAAAGCTCTGCCGTGCGGGGCGTTAAGGTATTATTAATGAACAGTTTTAATCGGTAATTTTGCTACATGAAGGCGAAACTTAACGTTCAGGCGCTTTGATCTTCTCGTTGTGGAACGGGGGTTCAGAACCATGAAAAAAGCACTTTGCCTTGTGCCGATACTGGTGCTTGCCGCCTGCAATCCAGATACGCCGTCCACCGATAATCCCTGGGGTGTGACGCGGGTGCCGCCTGTCAGTCGCCCGTCCGATGTCATTGGTCCGACCACGGGGGATAATGCCTTTCCATGGAATCGCTATTTCGTGACTGAATTCGATCAGGCGGCGCTGGGCCGTATCCGTGCGCTGCCCGGCTATGTTGCGAATAGGTTCAGTTTCAACCTCAGCGTCAGGGATCATCCTGTCTATGGTGGGTTCGGCGCGGTGGTGACGAGCAATCCGCTTGCTGCGGCGCGGCTTGATTATGCGCTATCCACGGGGCTGACCGGGGCAGGGCAGGTCGTGTCGATGATCGACAGCAGCCTGCGTTTGTCGCATGACCAATTCGCGGGCAAGACAATCTATAGTTCCGGCCAGCCCCCGCCAGCGGGCGAGTTTCACGGCACGGCGGTTGCTTCTGTCATGGTGGGCACCGGGCAGAACGGCGGCACGCTGGGTTTTGCGCCGGGGGCGGATCTGCATCAGGGCTATCTGAATTACAACGCGCCGGTGAATTGGCATACGCTGGGCCAATATATGCGCGATGCGGCAAGTATCGGCGCGATTGCCTCTAACAATTCTTGGGGGCTCAGGGATGCGACCCTGCGCAATACCGATGTCGGGAATTTTGTGCGCAATACGCAGCCCTATGTCGACGGGCTGCGCAGCTTTGCCGCTGATGGCGTCATCGTCTTTGCCTTGCAAAACGATTATGCGGCCGATAGCGCCAGCCTGATGGCGGGCCTGCCGCTGGGCGCCCCCGAGCTCGAGTCCAGCTGGATCTCTGTTATCAATGCCATCCCGACCTTTGATGACAATGGCATCACCAGTGCCGTGCGCATTTCGACAGCCTGCCTTGAAACCGGGCGGTTCTGCATGGCGGCGAATGGCCAGATCAAAGTCGCGACCGAAAGCAGTGACAGCGGCTATGCGATTGGCGTCGGCGCCTCCTTTGCCGCGCCGCAGGTTGCGGGGTCCATCGCGCTTTTGGCCGAGGCATTTCCCGACCTGACCGCCACCCAATTGCGCAACAGGCTGTTGGTGACAGCCGATAACGGGTTCTTTGATCATGATGATGTGGTCACTTTCGCGCCCGGGATCGTGCATGGCTATAATGCGGAATTCGGGCATGGGTTTCTTGACCTGCGGGCCGCCTTGCTGCCGATTGGGCAGGCGGTGGTGCCATTGGCGGATGGTGGCAGTGTCGATCTGGGCAATGCCGTGATCATCGCCGGATCAGCCGTTGGTGACAGCCTCGCGCAGGCCCTGGCGGCTGTGGATATCGTGACGACAGACCAGATGGCCGGGCATTTCATGGTTTCTGGCGCGGTTCTTGCGGCACCGGCGCGCCGCAGCGATCCGGCCGGGCTGGCGCTGATCGCAGGGCTGCGCGGTGACATGGGCGCGGGTCGTCGGGCCTTTTATGCCGCGATCCGGGACGGGACGGGATTGGTGGCCGACGGGGCCGGCTGGCACGCGCCAAGCGGTGCCGATTTGCTGGGGGCCGAGGCGGTGGCGCTGACCGCCCCCGGTGACGATTTTGGCGCGGCGGTGCTGATCGGGGATGCGCTAGCGGGGGTTGCGCTGCGCCAGAGCTTTGATCTGGGGCAGGCACAGGCGCAGGTCGGGGTGATGACGCTCCAGACTGACGGGTCGATCCTGGGCATCGCCGCCTCGCAGGATGCGGGCGATATCAGCGCTGTCACCCATGCGCTGCATCTGGATGTTGCCACAAAGCTTGCGGCGGGTGCCGCCCTGCGCCTGAGCGCCGAGATCGGCATGGCAGAGGGGCAGGGGGCGGGGGTTCTGGGCGATGTCAGCACGCTGGTCTATGACCGCATCGGCCTGTCGGTCGCGCGCGCCGATCTGGCCACCAAGGGCGATGTACTGTCCATTTTCGCGCGTCAGCCGATTGCGATCACCCAGGGCTCGGCAAGGCTGGATCTGCCGGTCCAGATGTCGGGCAATGCGATCGGCTATGCCAGCCATGATATCGGCCTTGCGCCCACGGCGCGGCAGCGCGACCTTGGCTTTGAATATCGCGCGCCGCTGTCCCGCTCTGGGGATCTGCGCATCGGCATGATGCACAGCCGCAACGAAGGCAATGTGACGGGTCAGAGCGTTCTGTCGGGCTTTGTCGGGGTGCAATTCCGGCACTGACACAAAGATGACCGATGGCGCATCTTGCCTGCATCGCCGCGGCGGGCCTGTCAGCGCGTCTTGTCAGGCAGGGCGGGGGGCGTGTCGGGATGGGGCGTTGCGCGGTCTGTTTCCGATCTGATCCTTTCGCGCAGCGAAGAGGTCAATTCATCAGTCAATTCAAAGCGTGTTTTCAAAGCCTCCAGCAGCGCCTCTTCGTCTTCTGTGATGACGCCATCTGCGAATGCTTTGCGCAGCTCTTGTTCATAGATGACTTTGCGACGGACCAGCTGTTTGTTGAACGAACTGGCAATGATCCCGGTAAAAAGCGCGACAGTGGCAACGCCCATGAAGGCGGTCAGCATCGAAATCACCTTGCCAGCGGGGGTTATCGGCGACACATCGCCATAGCCGACAGTGGTCAGTGAAATGACAGACCAATACATCGCGGCAGGTATTGATGACAATTTATCGGGCTGTGCTGCGCCTTCGACGTAATACATCAGCGCCGAGCTGGCGATGATGACAATCGCCAGAATATAGCCCACCGCCCCAAATGCGCGTCTTTCGTCATAGATGGCCTGCAACAGATCCTCGACCGCCGAGGAATAATGCGAAAGCTTCAGCAGCCGTAACAGACGCAGAATGCGCAAGATCCGCAGATCAAGGCCGGGTATCAGAAACTGAATGTAAAACGGCAGCACCGCCAGCAGATCGACCACGCCATAAAAGCTGAATGCATAATCACGCCGTCCCCGCGCGGGGCTATCCGGATCTACCGCGCCATAGGCCCAAAGCCGCAGCAGATATTCGATGCTGAAGAAGGCAATGCTGAAGATTTCAAATCCGTGAAACCACGCGCCATATGTCGTGTAAATCGCGGCAAAGCTTTCCAGAACAACAGCCGTGACATTCAAAAGAACCATGCTGGCGATCAGCAAATCACAATACCGGCCGATGCGATCATCGTCTTTGGTATGTTCAAGTATTTGCACAAGCCGCAGCTGTATGGGGCGCATGTCGAACCTCGTTCGCGAATAATCTGAACGATCATCATGATCAGAAACGTCCGGCGCGCCACATTCTTTAG from Yoonia vestfoldensis encodes the following:
- a CDS encoding S8 family peptidase, which gives rise to MKKALCLVPILVLAACNPDTPSTDNPWGVTRVPPVSRPSDVIGPTTGDNAFPWNRYFVTEFDQAALGRIRALPGYVANRFSFNLSVRDHPVYGGFGAVVTSNPLAAARLDYALSTGLTGAGQVVSMIDSSLRLSHDQFAGKTIYSSGQPPPAGEFHGTAVASVMVGTGQNGGTLGFAPGADLHQGYLNYNAPVNWHTLGQYMRDAASIGAIASNNSWGLRDATLRNTDVGNFVRNTQPYVDGLRSFAADGVIVFALQNDYAADSASLMAGLPLGAPELESSWISVINAIPTFDDNGITSAVRISTACLETGRFCMAANGQIKVATESSDSGYAIGVGASFAAPQVAGSIALLAEAFPDLTATQLRNRLLVTADNGFFDHDDVVTFAPGIVHGYNAEFGHGFLDLRAALLPIGQAVVPLADGGSVDLGNAVIIAGSAVGDSLAQALAAVDIVTTDQMAGHFMVSGAVLAAPARRSDPAGLALIAGLRGDMGAGRRAFYAAIRDGTGLVADGAGWHAPSGADLLGAEAVALTAPGDDFGAAVLIGDALAGVALRQSFDLGQAQAQVGVMTLQTDGSILGIAASQDAGDISAVTHALHLDVATKLAAGAALRLSAEIGMAEGQGAGVLGDVSTLVYDRIGLSVARADLATKGDVLSIFARQPIAITQGSARLDLPVQMSGNAIGYASHDIGLAPTARQRDLGFEYRAPLSRSGDLRIGMMHSRNEGNVTGQSVLSGFVGVQFRH
- a CDS encoding ion transporter; this translates as MRPIQLRLVQILEHTKDDDRIGRYCDLLIASMVLLNVTAVVLESFAAIYTTYGAWFHGFEIFSIAFFSIEYLLRLWAYGAVDPDSPARGRRDYAFSFYGVVDLLAVLPFYIQFLIPGLDLRILRILRLLRLLKLSHYSSAVEDLLQAIYDERRAFGAVGYILAIVIIASSALMYYVEGAAQPDKLSSIPAAMYWSVISLTTVGYGDVSPITPAGKVISMLTAFMGVATVALFTGIIASSFNKQLVRRKVIYEQELRKAFADGVITEDEEALLEALKTRFELTDELTSSLRERIRSETDRATPHPDTPPALPDKTR